Within Dysgonomonas sp. HDW5A, the genomic segment TTAAGTATCCTGGTGGTGGCAAACGCTGCATATTGAGAGATATCAGTCTTTTTATACCTAAAAATAAAATTACAGCGATTGTTGGGATAAGTGGTAGTGGTAAAACCACTTTACTAAAACTAATACTTGGATTTTATTCTCCGAGTTCAGGAAATATATATATAGATAATTTAAATATGGATCAGGTTATTCAAAATTCATGGAGGGATAAGATCGGAGTTGTAATGCAGAATGGCTATATATTTAGTGGCACTATTGCCGAGAATATAGCATTGGCAGACCCGTCCCCTGATATGGATAAAGTGAGACATGCTGCAATGATATCGTGTATAAGTGAATTCGTAGAGGAGTTGCCTCAAAAATACAAAACTAAAATTGGAAAAAATGGAGTGGATTTAAGTGGAGGGCAAAAACAACGAATTTTAATAGCAAGGGCACTTTATAAAGATCCGGAGGTACTCCTTTTAGACGAGGCTACTAGTGCTTTGGATGCGAATACAGAAAAAGTTATTGTTGAGAACCTGAATAGTTTATTTAAAGATAGAACTGTCGTAATTATAGCACATCGGTTTAGTACTATAAAAGCTGCAGATCAAGTGGTGGTAATTGATAATGGAATTATTACAGAAATAGGGACACATCGCGTTTTGACTGAAAGCCAAGGTGAATATTTTAAATTAGTGAGAAATCAATTGGAGTTAGCATAGAAATTCTATAGAAAAACAATAATGGTATGAAAAAAATGCTTTTTTATTTTCTTATGACTGTTTATTCGTCATATTTATTCTCTCAGAGAGACCATGTTAGTGTTATGGGTAGCTTAATTGATGCAACAAATACACCAATTGAATATGCCAATGTATCTCTTCTGTCTAAAGATTCAACATATATATTGGGGGGCAACTCTACTAGTGACGGACAATTTAGAATATCGCCAACATCCCAAGGCGATTATATTGTTAAAGTAAGCTATGTCGGTTATCAAGATACATATATTAATGTTCCTCAATTAATGGAGAAGCGTGATATCGGAATTGTTGTTCTACAAGAGAATACACATAATCTTAAAGAGATAGAAGTAACGGCTGATCGCGTAATAAATAAGGTTGACAGACAAATTACATTGCCAACTGATTTTCAGATCAAAAATTCTGTGCAAGGAATTGATTTACTAAACAAAATGGCAATTCCTGAAATCGCTGTTGATCCAGTCAATAGAACTGTTATTGCTACCGACGGAGGAAGTGTACAAATTAGGATTAATGGGGTTAGAGTTAGCTCTGTTGAGTTAATGGGAGTAAAGGCCGATGACGTTCTGCGTGTTGAAACCTATAATGCTCTCGGAGCACGCTTTGGAGGTGAGGATGCTACAGTTATTATTGATGTTATTCTGAAGCAAAAAAAAACTGGGGGCTATGTTATGACCGATCTTATGAATGCTCCATTTGTTGGATTTGGTGATAATCTGGTCGTAACAAAAATGAACTATAAAGATTCACAGTTTGGAGCTTTATACTATCTCAGTTATCGTGATTATAAAGATCGCTTCATAAATCGAAAAACAGAATTTAATAATCCTGACGATTCTTTTTATCGTCAGCAAGATGGAATAAAAACTCCATTCAATTATCAGACTCATAATGTCAACTTTTCATACAATTTGAGATCTTCGGATAAATATCTGTTGAATGTTGAATTTAGAAATGAAATTCTAAATGTAAATAACAATTATAGGAGTAGGTCTTATTATTCTAATACAGGATTGACTACTTTTAATAATACCTTAAATAGAAATTCACGTTACAGTCCTACACTTGATCTGTTTTTCAAATATAATCTATCAAAAAAACAATCATTAATGACAAATATTGTAGGTACCTATATTAAAACAAATAATAAGAGGGATTATAAAGAATATGATGACGAAGTAATATTCGTAGATATAAGCAATAGGGATAAGGGAAATAAATATTCTTTAATAACAGAAGTTGTTTATGAGAACCAGTTTAATGATAAATTAGGTTTTAGCACAGGGATTAACCATACACAGGGATATATAGAGAATACGATTATACAGGCGACAGCGGAGAAGATGAATCTGCGTAATACAAATACATATTTATTTTCCCAACTGCAAGGAACAATTCAGAAGTTCAATTATTCATTAGGCGTAGGTATTACTCGTATATGGTTTAATGAAGCAAAAAATGGATTTACTTTTTATGCATTTAGACCATCGTTGCAATTAGCATACAAAGCAAAAGATAACTTAGCTATACGATATAACTTTTCAATTGAATCTCAAGCTCCATCTCTAGGGCAACTCAATGGTGTAGACCAAAGAGTCGATAGTATACAAATAAGTAGAGGAAATCCAAACTTGCGGCCTTATAATTTATATAATAATATCTTAACTTTGAGTTTTAGTCGGAATAATATCAGTGCGAATCTGAATTTCAGGTATAATTATTTTGACAGTCCTATTATGGATGTCACATATCTAGAGAATGATATGTATATAAATACATATGCCAATCAAAATAATCTAGTAAAGTATGGTGTTTTTGCTAATATGAAGATCCAGCTCATAAAAGATATTTGGAGTATTGGAGTAACTGGAGGTGTAGATCGTTTTCATAGTCAGAGTAGTACTTATTCACACTACCATACCGCTTATTGGGGCAATATTAATACCAATGCATCTTATAAGAAATTTGATTTAAACTTTGCAATCAATTTTAGGACAAGTAGTTTGTGGGGCGAAATTATTAGTTATGGAGAAGATTGGCAATCAATAGATCTCGGTTATAGATATAGAGCGTTTAGATTTGGAGCAGGGATGAGTTATCCATTCAAGAGTGAATGGAGTGCAGGATATAAGAATCTTTCAAAAATAAGAACAGAGAATTCATGGACATATATTCCTGACAATGGACATATGCTATTCCTGCGTTTCTCTTGGGATGTGTCTTTCGGGAAGAAATATCAGTCTGTAAGTAAATCTTTAAATAATTCGGATAGAGATACGGGTATTCGGGGGATTGATTAAGTTGTTGATAACGAGGTTTTTTTTTGATTGAATATGTCTTGTTCGGGATAACCGATTCATCAAATTATTACTTGTTATATGTAAAGTAGATCTTTGATTATTACATTTTAAGAATGTGTGCAAATTTATGGTGCAAATAAAGAAGCAGTTAAGCGAAAAATGCTTAACTGCTTAGTTCTTAAGTGGTCCCACCTGGGCTTGAACCAGGGACCCCCTGATTATGAGTCAGATGCTCTAACCAACTGAGCTATAGGACCTGATTGAGATGTTCTCTCGAAATCGGATGCAATATTACTGCTTTTTGTTTATATATGCAAGTATTGAGACGAAAAAGCATCACCTAAATTAACGAAAAAAAGAAAACCTGCACGATATATGCAGGTTTTCAGTATTATAAGGCTAATCAGAGATTAGTTGTTTTCTGGTCTAAGCTTTCTTACAACAGCACCAGTACGCCACATTTCGCTTTCACGAAGAGCTTGTAGTTCTTTCTCAAGACCTTCACGGTAGTCTGGTTTTGAATTTGTGTCGATAGAACGTTGAGCTTCGTTTCCACAAGCTACCTCTGCATATAATTTAGCGAATACAGGTTTAGTTGCATCATGAAAAGGTCCCATCCAGTCTAAAGCACCACGTTGTGCAGTTGTAGAACAGTTTGCATACATCCAGTCCATACCATTTTCAGCGAAAAGAGGCATCAATGATTGTGTAAGCTCTTCTACGGTCTCATTGAATGCCTCCGAAGGGCTATGTCCATTCTCACGTAGAACTTCGTACTGAGCCAAAAGAATACCTTGTATAGCACCCATTAGAGTACCACGTTCTCCTGTAAGGTCAGAATATACTTCACGTTTGAAATCTGTTTCGAATAAATATCCCGAACCTACACCAATACCTAGAGCGATTACACGTTCTTTAGCACGTCCTGTAGCATCTTGGAAGATAGCGTAACTTGAGTTCAAACCACGTCCTTCTAAGAACATACGACGAAGGCTTGTTCCCGAACCTTTAGGAGCAACAAGAATTACATCAATATCAGCAGGAGGGATAATATTTGTACGTTCTTTGTATGTAATACCAAATCCGTGAGAGAAATACAATGCTTTACCTGCTGTCAAATATGGTTTAATACGAGGCCACACTTCGATTTGAGCTGCATCTGATAAAAGATATTGAATAATAGTACCTTTTTCAGCAGCTTCTTCTATATCAAAAAGAGTTTCACCCGGTACCCAACCGTCAGCGATAGCTTTTTCCCAAGTTTTACCACCTTTACGTTGACCGATGATTACATTGAAACCATTGTCACGAAGATTCAATGCTTGACCCGGACCTTGAACTCCATAACCGATTACAGCGATTATTTCGTTTTTTAATACTTCTCTTGCTTTTTCCAAAGGAAATTCTTCACGAGTAGCAACTTGCTCTACTACTCCTCCAAAATTCATTTCTGCCATTTTCTTTTTTTGTTATATATGTAAATAGTATTATTAATTAATCTGATATATAAAGGTTTGCAACCTTATTGCCAAGTAACTCTGGCTAAGCAAATTGTTTTGTCATGATGCTTCATTTCTAAAACAGATTTATTCAGTTCCGTTTTGCTTTGTAAGATATCAAGAGTTGTCCCATATTGACCTTCTGCAATATAGTTAATTTCGAAGGTTTTAATTTCTTTCTCCTGAAACATTTCCAGAGGGAATACATCTATAAAGTGTTCTATATATTTCATGCTGTTCAGATGTTCGTTTATATCAATATCGCTGTACTTTACAGTAAAGGATGTTGTAAACTCAACGTCTTTGATCGATGGTATTTTAGCTGCACTTGGAATAGGGCAAACTCTGTCCGATTTGAGTTCAACCATTCTTTGTAAGTCGAGAATATTGGTTGGACGTCTTGTTTCAAGATCAATAGATGCCCACATTGACCGTGCATAACCAATATAATTACCTTCCTGATCTTCGAAAGCAAAGCATCTTTCAGAAAATAATTTATTGATATCCGACACCCATGTATGCAACTTAATGGTAGTGTCATTGCGCGGATATTCGGATAATTCAATAGTCATACGCATCAATACCCATGCTCGCTGTTGATCGGTCATAAAAGAGTAGCCAAAATTTCGTTCCTCGGCATGTCTTGTTGCAGCTTGCAGCAAGAAACCTCCCAGCATCGGCAATGTGGCTTTTCCCCTGAAATCGGTGAGGTAGGCATCAATTGTATATGTATATATTCCTTCTTTAGGTGACATGTGTATATTTTAAGATGAAAGCTTATGAATTCTTTTTTTCACGCTCCTGTAGCATGTCACTTAATCGTTCGATCTTTGAGGTTGTAATAGCAACCCGTCCGGAACGGATGAATTGAAGTACACCGATCATTTCACTTAATTCTTCAAATAAAGCTTGAGTCTCAGCGTAATGTCCTGTTTTTTGAATAACCACACAATTTTCGTTGATTTCCAAAATTTGAGCATGAAATTTCCGGATAAGAGCTTCTGCTGATCCTATTTTTAAGAAATCAGGCGTCGAAAGTTTATATAAGGCAATTTCCTGATGTATTAGTTCTTCGTCTGTATTGAAGTACGATTTCAGTACATCTACACGCTTATCTATTTGTTTAACTACCTTTACAATATCTTCTCTGTTAGAATATACTGTAATTGTAAATTTATGGATTCCCTTAATTGCCGAAGGAGATACCGAAAGTGTTTCGATATTTAATTGGCGGCGTGTAAATACACTGGTTACCTGACTTAACAGCCCCACTGTATTTTCCGAAAATATTGTAACGGTATATAATGTTTTATCTTCCATAACTTCAATTGATTAAAATTTATTTCCACATACCTATAAATAATGACTGTTGCATTCTTTCGCACAATTTCTCCGAACTTAATATGGTATCGCTCGATTCATAATAGAGCTTCATCTCTCCCATATTGCGAACTCGTAACCATTTTCCCGCACTTTCCGACTTAAATACTTCAACGGTGTATTTGTTATTGGTTAAAGTATCGCTTTTGTAATAACTGATTCGCAATTTGTGAAGATTATCAACAAAATTACTATCCGGAAGGGTATTTGCATCTAAATATTTAAATATATAGAGGTTTGAATCGTTCAATATCGGTTTTGTATCTTGTAATTTGAATACATCATTCACATAAAATGAACTGTATTTATTACAAACTTCTTTTTTGAACATTGCTTCCAGATCTTTGTCAAAGCCTACAGTTTCTATATAATAATACTCCATTTTCGCCTGAGATTTCGAACTCTCCTCTTTAGTAGATTTCTTGCATCCGGCCATAGTTATGGCAATCAGTATTATTATTAATAATATCTTCTTCATAAATTACTTTCGACCATAAAGAACTGCAAAGTCATAGTATTTGTACAAGCAATCGACTTCTTTAAACCCTGCATCTCTTAACCATTTTATCTGGGTTGAAACGGGAGTCCTTTTATCTAGCTTTATCCTTTCGTAAGATGCGTCAATATCCTCTCTGTTTAAATCACTGGCTTCGACCTTTTCACGCCATTTCTTATCATATAATCGACTGAAATACTCACTTTCTCCGGCAACTTGTTCTGCGTTAATAAATATTCCCTCAGGCTTCAGAAGGCTGAAAATTGTGTTATATAACTCGGCTTTCGCTTGGTCTTCTAAATGATGAATGGCTAGAGATGAGATTACAGCATCGTATAGTTTTTCGCCCTTAAAAGTAGTAAAATCCTGTTGGATTATGTTGATATTTTTATTTGACGAAAATCTTTTTTTAGCAACATCTAACATTTTTCGCGACAAATCGACAAGAGTGATCTTTGCATTCGGATATTTTTGTAGAACAAATTCAGAAAATAATCCGGTGCCTGCTCCTAAATCCAGAATTTCGGGAGAAGTTATCGATAAATTAAGATTATCAATGGCTACTCCATAAAAATCCGATAAGCAGGGAATCAGAGATGGTCTCTGCTTATCGTAGAGTTGGGCAATCGAATTGAATTGTGATTCTACGGTCATCTTATTCGTTTCCTAATAATATGTTTGTAACGCAAGTTCCCGAAGGAATCATCGGATATACCATTCCTTTGGCTTCTACCTGTACATCTAAAAGGTAGGAACCTTTGTGATTTATCATTTCGGCAATAGCATCATCCAATTCTTCGCGTTTGTCTACAATCTTAGATTTAATATTGTAAGCATTGGCAATCATACAGAAGTTTGGATTCTTCATTGTGGTCTCGGAATATCTTTCGCTAAAGAACAGTTCCTGCCATTGACGCACCATCCCTAAGAAATGATTATTCAGGATAATGATTTTTACATCCACATCGTACTGCATAATGGTTCCTAATTCCTGTATGGTCATTTGAATACCACCGTCACCCACAAATAAACAGACTGTACGGTTAGGAGCACCTATTTTGGCTCCAATGGCTGCCGGTAATCCGAATCCCATAGTACCAAGACCACCTGATGTAACCACACTGCGTGATTGTTTGTATTTGAAATAACGAACAGCCATCATTTGGTGCTGACCTACGTCGGTAACTAGTACGGCATCATCATTTGTGGCTTCTGAAACTTTGTGGATTACTTCACCCATTTTCAAACTACCCGAAGTCGGAAACAATTCGTCTTTGATGACAACGTTATATTCCTTCTCTTCACATGATCTGAATTCTGCCAGCCAGTCTGCATGAGTGGTCGTATCAATTAACTTGGCTACTTCTGCCAGAGATTCTTTTACATCGCCTAATACCCGAACAGTAGTTTTTACGTTCTTATCTATTTCGGCAGGGTCTATGTCAAAATGAATAACTTTAGCTTGCTTGGCATACGTATTCAGATCACCTGTTACACGATCGTCAAAACGCATTCCGATGGCAATAAGTACATCACACTCGTTTGTTTTCAGATTAGGACCAATATTACCGTGCATTCCCAACATTCCAACATTAAGCGGATGATCGGAAGGAATAGCTGATAGTCCTAATACTGTAAGTGCAGTAGGTATTCCCGATTTTTCAAGAAAAGCTTTAAGTTCTTCTTCTGCAGATCCAAGTACTACACCTTGCCCAACTAATGCCAGAGGTTTTTTAGCGTTGCTGATTAGTTCTGCAGCAGCTTTTATTTCTTCTGGATTTATTTCGGGTTTAGGAATATAGCTTCTGATGAAGGTGGCTTTTTTATATTCGTATTCTATTTTTCCGAACTGCGCATCTTTGGTGATGTCTAGTAATACGGGACCCGGACGACCGGATGCTGCGATATAAAACGCACGTGCTACTGCCGCAGGAATGTCTTCTGCACATCTTACCTGATGAGCCCATTTGGTTACAGGCTGTGAAATACCTACCACATCGGCTTCCTGAAACGCATCACTGCCCAATAGGGTAGAGGCTACCTGTCCGGCAATAACTACCATAGGGGTGCTGTCCATCATTGCATCGGTTATGCCGGTTATGGCATTTGTAGCACCGGGTCCTGAGGTAACAAATGCTACTCCAACTTTTCCCGAAGTACGTGCATAACCTTGTGCGGCATGGGTTGCTCCTTGTTCGTGACGAACTAATATATGGTCTACCTTGTCTTTATAATCGTATATAGCATCAAATACGGGCATAATAGCTCCTCCGGGATATCCGAAGATAGTGTCTACGCCTTCATTTATCAATGACCGTATAAGAGCTTCACTTCCTGTTATTTTTTCACTCATGATTAGTAAATGCTTATGAAACTTTAATTAAGTACTTTGTTTGAATATTATTAGCTTTCATTTCAGCTAAATGCTTGGCGAGGTTATCGAATGTTTCGACTTTGTTATCCCTTATTCTGAGGGTTCCGCTCGCTATTTTATGGAGGAGTAATTCTCCTTGCTGCATCAGTTCTGATATCTGTTGAGGCGATCCGTATTTATGAAATGCCCCTAACGCTACTTCGTGTAGCGATATACAGGTGGTGAATGCAGGTAAAGGAGACTGCCCGACTCGATCTTGGATAGCTACCAAATGTCCGTAGTATCCGATTAGAGAAGCCATTCCTGTTGCATGCTCTCCACTTACAGTATCGATTATGGCTTCAAATGAATCTCCATTCAAATGATTCTTTATCGTTCTTTTCCAGTTATTATCTTTATAATCTATAGCTTGTATAACACCCATTTTGAGGAATTCAGCATGGTGTTTCTCGCTTGCTGTAACATAGACTCGTGCATTGGCTTCGAGTAATAATTGAGTGAGGAAATATCCCACTGATCCGCCTGCACCGCTTACTAAAACTTTTTTACCTGCTATATTTGGTATCTTTTGGAGAGCTTGCCAAGCTGTAAGTGATGGGCAGGGAAAAGACGCTGCTGCTGTATCACTCAATTTGTCGGGAACATACATAAGTGCATTCCCTGAAACAATTGTATGTGTACTGAAACTGCCGTCTTTCGAAAGATCGGTATGATAACATACTCTGCTGCCTATACGCAAGTGAGTCATGTTTCGTCCAACTTTGAGAATAACTCCCATTCCGTCAACGCCGGGAACTGAATCGGAACTCCATGCAGGATGTCCCCATTCTATTAATTTCCAGTCGACAGGATTTAGTCCTATTACACTGTTCTGAATAAGGACTTCGTTATCCCCAATTTCTCTTATCTCCTTTTCTTTGAGAATAAGATCAGTTGGTTCACCTTTCTTTTGCCAACACCAAAATTTAGCTTTTGTCTCCATCTTTCGGATGTTTTAGTCTATCAATCTGACCGCACCTAAATCAGCCGAACTTACCATACTTGCGTATGCTTTTAAGGCTTTAGATATATTTCTTACACGGTTGGGTTTGAATGCTTCATTGCCTTTAGCAAGTTCTTCTTGACGGCGTTTTTCTAACTCAGCATCCGATACTTTTACATTGATAGATCGGTTGGGGATATCTATTTCTATAATATCACCATCTTTTATCAGACCGATTGCTCCGCCTGCTGCGGCTTCGGGTGATACGTGACCTATCGAAAGTCCTGAAGTACCTCCTGAAAAACGACCATCGGTAATCAAAGCACATTCTTTTCCTAAATGTTTTGATTTTATGTATGAAGTAGGGTAGAGCATTTCCTGCATACCGGGACCTCCTTTTGGGCCTTCGTATGTGATAACTACTACGTCTCCTGCTTTAACTTTGTCTCTCAAAATTCCATCACAAGCTTCATCCTGAGAATGAAATACTTTGGCAGTGCCCGAAAATTTGAATATACTTTCGTCAACACCTGCAGTTTTAACCACACAACCATCTAAAGCGATGTTTCCTTTCAGAATAGCCAAGCCGCCATCTTTGGTATATGCATGCTCATAATCACGGATACATCCGTTTGCCCTGTCGCTATCAACTTCTTTATACATGTTGGTTTGCGACCCCATTACTAAATTGGGTTTATTTCCGGGAGCCGATTTATAAAGCTCAAGAGCTTCAGCCGATGGATTTGCAGATGTTATATCGTATTTGTCGATTGCTTGTTGAAGAGTAAGACCATCTACGCGAGGTAGAGAAGTATCTATTAAACTGGCTTTAGCCAATTCTCCCATGATACCTAATATACCACCGGCTCTGTTTACATCCTGTATGTGGTATTTATCGGTATTGGGTGCTACTTTACAAAGACATGGAGTCTTTCTCGAAAGTTGGTCTATATCGGTCATTGTGAAGTCTACTTCAGCTTCGTGAGCTATTGCTAGTAAGTGAAGTATTGTATTGGTAGAACCTCCCATGGCTATATCCAAAGTCATTGAATTGAGGAAGGCTTGTTTTGTAGCTATTGTACGGGGAAGTACAGTGTCGTCACCATCTCGATAGTATTTGTAAGTGCTTGCAACAATCATTTTAGCTGCATCCTGAAACAGTTTCAAGCGGTTTGCATGGGTGGCAAGAATAGTTCCGTTTCCGGGTAATGCCAAACCTATAGCTTCGTTCAAACAGTTCATTGAGTTTGCAGTAAACATTCCTGAGCATGATCCGCAAGTGGGACAAGCGGCACGTTCGATAGCTGATACTTCTTTATCCGAAACATTGCTGTCTGCTGCTTTTATCATGGCATCTATCAAGTCGAGATGTTTGTTATCTAGCTCTCCTGCCTCCATTGGACCTCCCGATACAAAAATGGTCGGGATATTCAATCGCATGGCTGCCATTAGCATTCCGGGAGTGATTTTGTCGCAGTTGCTTATACATACCATTGCATCCGCTTTGTGGGCATTTACCATGTATTCGATGCTGTCTGCAATCAAATCACGAGAAGGTAGGGAGTAAAGCATTCCATCGTGTCCCATTGCAATACCATCGTCAATGGCTATTGTATTGAATTCGGCTGCAAAGCAACCCAATGCTTCGATTTCCGCTTTTACTTGTTGACCTATATTATGTAGATGCATATGCCCGGGTACGAACTGAGTAAACGAGTTCACCACCGCAATGATTGGTTTACCCAACTGTTCCTCTTTCATACCGTTTGCTCTCCAAAGAGCTCTGGCTCCTGCCATTCTTCTGCCTTGTGTGCTGGTAGAACTTCTTAATTCTATTGCCATCTTGATAGTTTTTTGATAAAAAAAACCTTTCTCATCTAATGAGAAAGGTTTATATCTAGTGATTACATTTAGCTATTTTAGTACACGATTATCGTTATACATACCTTCCTCATTTACTCTGTCCGACGAGCAGAATATCAAGAATGAGGACATGTAAAATACAATTTGACATAAATAATGATACTGTGTATTTCACAAAGATATAAATGTTTTTTTATTTACAAGCTTTTTGCCTGTATATTTTATTCATTGCTTTAAAAAATAAGAATCTCTATTTACTCCAAAGTCTTACTCCCAAACGGAGTACAGGAGAAAAATCAATATTAGAAATATTATATTTAGTACCTTCAAAGTCTAAACTATGGTCTTTTCTGCAATAAATATGTAAGGCGGGTTGTATATAAAAATAACGTCCAATGAAGAACTGATAACCTACACCACCTCCAAGGTCAACAGTATGTATGTCTTTTTCTATTCTGGTACTTCTTTGTTGTATACTGAAAGTATGGAATTCGGCAAACCCGTAAAGCTCAAGATTCTTCCAAACGTTATATCCTAAAAAGATTCCGGGTGATGTTTTGTAAAAACGTTTAAAGTCATCAGAGTGATTATTTATGCCTGCAGTTTCCGCATTATAGCTTCCTCCGTTTATTACGCTTGCACGTACTCTAAACTTATCGTATCTATATCCAATGGCGAAGTGATATCCTCCAGTAAAGAACATGGGAACAAGGCTTTCGACCTCAAAAGCTTGTTTTACCTCATAACTGCGAGGCTTTATTATTGTCGACTGATCTTGTGAAAACACCATGGTTGCTATGCT encodes:
- a CDS encoding TonB-dependent receptor, coding for MKKMLFYFLMTVYSSYLFSQRDHVSVMGSLIDATNTPIEYANVSLLSKDSTYILGGNSTSDGQFRISPTSQGDYIVKVSYVGYQDTYINVPQLMEKRDIGIVVLQENTHNLKEIEVTADRVINKVDRQITLPTDFQIKNSVQGIDLLNKMAIPEIAVDPVNRTVIATDGGSVQIRINGVRVSSVELMGVKADDVLRVETYNALGARFGGEDATVIIDVILKQKKTGGYVMTDLMNAPFVGFGDNLVVTKMNYKDSQFGALYYLSYRDYKDRFINRKTEFNNPDDSFYRQQDGIKTPFNYQTHNVNFSYNLRSSDKYLLNVEFRNEILNVNNNYRSRSYYSNTGLTTFNNTLNRNSRYSPTLDLFFKYNLSKKQSLMTNIVGTYIKTNNKRDYKEYDDEVIFVDISNRDKGNKYSLITEVVYENQFNDKLGFSTGINHTQGYIENTIIQATAEKMNLRNTNTYLFSQLQGTIQKFNYSLGVGITRIWFNEAKNGFTFYAFRPSLQLAYKAKDNLAIRYNFSIESQAPSLGQLNGVDQRVDSIQISRGNPNLRPYNLYNNILTLSFSRNNISANLNFRYNYFDSPIMDVTYLENDMYINTYANQNNLVKYGVFANMKIQLIKDIWSIGVTGGVDRFHSQSSTYSHYHTAYWGNINTNASYKKFDLNFAINFRTSSLWGEIISYGEDWQSIDLGYRYRAFRFGAGMSYPFKSEWSAGYKNLSKIRTENSWTYIPDNGHMLFLRFSWDVSFGKKYQSVSKSLNNSDRDTGIRGID
- the ilvC gene encoding ketol-acid reductoisomerase, giving the protein MAEMNFGGVVEQVATREEFPLEKAREVLKNEIIAVIGYGVQGPGQALNLRDNGFNVIIGQRKGGKTWEKAIADGWVPGETLFDIEEAAEKGTIIQYLLSDAAQIEVWPRIKPYLTAGKALYFSHGFGITYKERTNIIPPADIDVILVAPKGSGTSLRRMFLEGRGLNSSYAIFQDATGRAKERVIALGIGVGSGYLFETDFKREVYSDLTGERGTLMGAIQGILLAQYEVLRENGHSPSEAFNETVEELTQSLMPLFAENGMDWMYANCSTTAQRGALDWMGPFHDATKPVFAKLYAEVACGNEAQRSIDTNSKPDYREGLEKELQALRESEMWRTGAVVRKLRPENN
- a CDS encoding acyl-[acyl-carrier-protein] thioesterase, giving the protein MSPKEGIYTYTIDAYLTDFRGKATLPMLGGFLLQAATRHAEERNFGYSFMTDQQRAWVLMRMTIELSEYPRNDTTIKLHTWVSDINKLFSERCFAFEDQEGNYIGYARSMWASIDLETRRPTNILDLQRMVELKSDRVCPIPSAAKIPSIKDVEFTTSFTVKYSDIDINEHLNSMKYIEHFIDVFPLEMFQEKEIKTFEINYIAEGQYGTTLDILQSKTELNKSVLEMKHHDKTICLARVTWQ
- the ilvN gene encoding acetolactate synthase small subunit — encoded protein: MEDKTLYTVTIFSENTVGLLSQVTSVFTRRQLNIETLSVSPSAIKGIHKFTITVYSNREDIVKVVKQIDKRVDVLKSYFNTDEELIHQEIALYKLSTPDFLKIGSAEALIRKFHAQILEINENCVVIQKTGHYAETQALFEELSEMIGVLQFIRSGRVAITTSKIERLSDMLQEREKKNS
- a CDS encoding trans-aconitate 2-methyltransferase yields the protein MTVESQFNSIAQLYDKQRPSLIPCLSDFYGVAIDNLNLSITSPEILDLGAGTGLFSEFVLQKYPNAKITLVDLSRKMLDVAKKRFSSNKNINIIQQDFTTFKGEKLYDAVISSLAIHHLEDQAKAELYNTIFSLLKPEGIFINAEQVAGESEYFSRLYDKKWREKVEASDLNREDIDASYERIKLDKRTPVSTQIKWLRDAGFKEVDCLYKYYDFAVLYGRK
- the ilvB gene encoding biosynthetic-type acetolactate synthase large subunit, with protein sequence MMSEKITGSEALIRSLINEGVDTIFGYPGGAIMPVFDAIYDYKDKVDHILVRHEQGATHAAQGYARTSGKVGVAFVTSGPGATNAITGITDAMMDSTPMVVIAGQVASTLLGSDAFQEADVVGISQPVTKWAHQVRCAEDIPAAVARAFYIAASGRPGPVLLDITKDAQFGKIEYEYKKATFIRSYIPKPEINPEEIKAAAELISNAKKPLALVGQGVVLGSAEEELKAFLEKSGIPTALTVLGLSAIPSDHPLNVGMLGMHGNIGPNLKTNECDVLIAIGMRFDDRVTGDLNTYAKQAKVIHFDIDPAEIDKNVKTTVRVLGDVKESLAEVAKLIDTTTHADWLAEFRSCEEKEYNVVIKDELFPTSGSLKMGEVIHKVSEATNDDAVLVTDVGQHQMMAVRYFKYKQSRSVVTSGGLGTMGFGLPAAIGAKIGAPNRTVCLFVGDGGIQMTIQELGTIMQYDVDVKIIILNNHFLGMVRQWQELFFSERYSETTMKNPNFCMIANAYNIKSKIVDKREELDDAIAEMINHKGSYLLDVQVEAKGMVYPMIPSGTCVTNILLGNE
- a CDS encoding zinc-binding dehydrogenase, which gives rise to METKAKFWCWQKKGEPTDLILKEKEIREIGDNEVLIQNSVIGLNPVDWKLIEWGHPAWSSDSVPGVDGMGVILKVGRNMTHLRIGSRVCYHTDLSKDGSFSTHTIVSGNALMYVPDKLSDTAAASFPCPSLTAWQALQKIPNIAGKKVLVSGAGGSVGYFLTQLLLEANARVYVTASEKHHAEFLKMGVIQAIDYKDNNWKRTIKNHLNGDSFEAIIDTVSGEHATGMASLIGYYGHLVAIQDRVGQSPLPAFTTCISLHEVALGAFHKYGSPQQISELMQQGELLLHKIASGTLRIRDNKVETFDNLAKHLAEMKANNIQTKYLIKVS